DNA sequence from the Coregonus clupeaformis isolate EN_2021a chromosome 30, ASM2061545v1, whole genome shotgun sequence genome:
ACATTTGGGATATTAATTATTTTCCTCAAGATtgctgttagattaatttgtattttaagaataatgactaaaggatttcaccccaaatacagtataaatgtgtaaactgtgttagaattatcaacccactaacagaggggggcgggactaaacattccagggtgaaggagaaaggtggaaactgtttaagaaagcctcctaaaggtgggcggagcaaagtgcctttgtgtgtcgaGGTATAAAACAGGATGTATGTGTTttgggcgccagagctctccatgaataaacatacagatcattcttgttggTTAACAATTGcccagatttttgcaatgttaggCTATTGAACCATTTGAAAAAGGACATTTAAAGGAATGATGTGTGCAAATGTATGAGTGAGATGGCATGACTTGACAGGCTGGACTGGAACAAAGCAGGTGGATGGTGGAAATCAATGATCTCTAGGAAACAAGCTTGATCCCAATATAAAAATGCTCAGTACTCTCAAAGAACAAGTTTACCATCTAGGTTGTTGTAAATGTATCAGTTTCATAAGGTACAATTCTGTAGGCAATGGTAAGGGAAACAACCTCGATCATCCATCATAGAAACCACCGGGGTATGTGCCTCTGTCACTCACTCTCCACAACAGTCTGAAATATGAACATAGTATTATATGAACTGTATGCATGCAGATCTACTATACTCTGAGCTGTATTAGACCAGAGACATGGTTCTAGTCTAGAGACCTCATAGAGCAGGGGTTCAAACCTCTCCTTGGGGACCCCCCCAGCCCTTCCATGTATTTCAACTGTTCCACAATTAGCACACCTGATTcgacttgtcaactaatcatcaagtccGCGGAAAGGTTTGAAAAGCACTTCCATAGGGTCTCCAGCCATGTCCCAGGGCTAGTACTGATGTTGTGTATTCCCATCCTGGAACTGTAGCTAACAGGTGTCTCCTCTGTGGTCTTGTCTCCCCTCCAACAGCCTCCACCTCACCACCTTCTGCCTGCAGCACAAGCCCACGGTCATCGCCTGCGTCTGCATCCACCTGGCCTGTAAATGGTCCAACTGGGAGATCCCTGTCTCTACTGATGGGAAACACTGGTGGGAGTATCTGGACCGCACCGTCACACTCACACTGCTGGACGGTGAGAAACGTTTGAATGTTCTTATTTGATTTGAAGGACAGTGGAATTCCACCCTCGTAGGGGGATATAGGGCAGGAGGACAGTGGAATTCCACCCTCGTAGGGGGATATAGGGCAGGAGGACAGTGGAATTCCACCCTCGTAGGGGGATATAGGGCAGGAGGACAGTGGAATTCCACCCTCGTAGGGGGATATAGGGCAGGAGGACAGTGGAATTCCACCCTCGTAGGGGGGATATAGGGCAGGAGGACAGTGGAATTCCACCCTCGTAGGGGGATATAGGGCAGGAGGACAGTGGAATTCCACCCTCGTAGGGGGATATAGGGCAGGAGGACAGTGGAATTCCACCCTCGTAGGGGGATATAGGGCAGGAGGACAGTGGAATTCCACCCTCGTAGGGGGATATAGGGCAGGAGGACAGTGGAAATCCACCCTCGTAGGGGGATATAGGGCAGGAGGACAGTGGAATTCCACCCTCGTAGGGGGATATAGGGCAGGAGGGTTGAAATTGGGAACAGTTGGTTGAAGGTGTTGAACCTTCGGGGGGTCTGTAGTGTAATTCCACCCTCCGTTAGTATTTCTTGTTGTTTATTCAGACTGCACAGAAACGGGGATACAACGCAGGGGGATACAACGCAGGGGGATATAATGTGGTGAAGGTGGATGCAGGGAACCTTCAGGGTTCTAATAGTTGTCTTTGTGTCCGATGTAGAGCTGACCAATGAATTCCTGCAGATTCTGGAAAAGACGCCCAGCAGGCTGAAAAGGATACGCAACTGGAGGGTAGGTTCTGCTCTCACAACTGGTGTAAGTCTTACAGCATTTAGCACTAGTAGCTACTACTTCACTATTTCATCAGATTTGTCTTCTGAATGATATTGACTGACATTTGGGGTGGAATGTTTTGGTGTTGCCTTTTTAACTGAATTTCACGACATCTCCATTCCAGGCCACGCAAGCTGCCAAGAAGCCGAAGATGGACAGCCAGTCGGGCGACACCATCTTCCAAGGGACCTCCTCATTGGACAGCATCACCGGTGTGTCCGGCAGCAACTCGTTCTTCCCTTCGTCTCTGTCAGACTCTGGGGAGATGCCTTCACTAGACGACATGTCTGTCCCGTTCCCTCCCTACCAGGCCCTGGCTGGTGACCAGGCTGAGCTGCTGGGTCTGGACCAGGGCCTTTCGTTTCTTCCTCAAGCCGTCCCTTCAAAGTACCCATCAGGCAAACACGAACACAAAACGTGCAGTGCAGGCAAGCATCCACAGGCACTGCCCAGTAACCCCTCGCCCTTCACCCGCCCCCCACAGAAACTGTCCCTGGACAAGTACAGAGAGAAACAGGCAGCAGATCTGCAGGCCATGCAGAACGGTGTCAGAGAGGAGCAGAGCGGTGTGGACATGTACCAGTCCCCCGCCCTCTCTCACCCGCAGTCCCATAAAAGACGCTCCCAGCCTGGGCAGGGTGTCCCCCAGCACGGGGACAGTAGGAGGGACAAGGCCAGCTCTAAAAAGATACGCAGTCTCCCACCACAGGCCTTGGCTGTTGAGAACGGCGTTGCGGCCAGCAACGAGGAGCTGAAGATGAGAATCAAAGTCTCGGCTGAGCGGGACCAAGGCGGCCATGTTGGTGTCCCACAAGGCAAAGAGAAGTACAAAGACCACTCTGGCCCCAGCAGACACCCCAAGCACGGCCACTCGCACCCCTATGCCCTCAGCGGGAATGGCCGAGGGGCCATAGACCCCGCCCTGGCCCTCAGAGTCCTCGGGGGCCATGGTAGCGACCTGGGGGGCTCCAGTTCCTCCTCCAGGAAACGGGCCAACCCCGACGTCAGTAGTCACAACAACCACCACCACTCTGCTAAGAGCAGCAGGAGTTCCAAAGGCGCCGGAGGCTCCTCCCACTACTCTTCGGACAGCAGTGGCGGCCCGAGGACGGTGGAGAGACACCACGGTGGCCCGGAGGGGTCAAACGGAGTGCTGGGTTCTAACGGCCAACACACCGACTACAAAGACACTTTTGACATGCTGGACTCTCTGCTAAGTGCCCAAGGAATGAACCTGTAAATCCAGACAGAGTTCATCGTTTAGCATGGGTGCAGGCTGTTtggctctcttgccaactccttctAAACATGTTTGGCTTGACATTTGAGTTGGCAAGATTGGACAAACAGCTCTGGATGCCAGGCTAGGAGGAGTTGTTGGATGGAGAGGAGAAAACAATTCTGAAAAAGATATATAGGTTTTTATGATTTAAAAAAATGATTTTATAACCTTTAAGTTATCTGAAAGTAACTTCATCACCCAGTCAGTCCTGTCCACACACGGTAATAATTATTGATGCTTTAAGGCTCTTCAGAAATGTCCACAACATGATATATACACAGTGTTGTAATGCTACCTGTCTGCTTGCTAAAAACCCCTGTGAGCCACGTTCACTGGTTCTGTGATTGACAAAATTCCAGATTTGAATTCTGTTCTTTTAAGGAGATAAAGAAGGTTGGTGTTATTAATGATGTGCATGTTTCAATCACATAAGGGAAGATAGCAGCCTGGTGGCGGTTTACAGAGTGTCAACGTAAATGCGCGTACGTTTTTGTATGTTAAGAAACAACCTTATTCCTTGAAATACTCAGGTCTTTAAACTTTTTTGATATAAAGAACGAAAGAAATCTTCCTCTCTTGGTGTAATACCTGTATCTGTAGAGATGTATAACTTTGTTGGTTGAAGGCTGCAGAAGTACAGCGTCTATCTTACCGTGGAGGCTGTTTGTCTGCTTGTCTTCTAAGGGGAGGGCACAAATTGTATATGATTGGCAATCCAACTAATCACACATGGGTAGTCCGAGGACATACGTAGGCCCTTACCCAAATCAACCCCTCATAGACCCTAtggctgtgtccaaaatggctccctatgtatcgcactactattgaccagggcccacaaaGTTCCCAGCTGGGGAAAACACTAggtcctggtcaatagtagtgtactacatagggaatagggtgccgtttgagatTCACACCTCTTATGCGCTGGTGGGATCTCGAGTGCTTAGGGTCTAGGGGTTGATTAGGGACTAGGCCATTTTCTGTCTTGTGGATGCCAAAGGCTGTGCCTCCTAAAATGTATGGCAGATTATTCTAGAGCTATAAATGAAGTTTGTTATATCTGCTGTGAAGTGCATTTAAAAAGATATCTCGGCGTATTTACAAAAAGCCTTGTGATTGTAACAAGTCATCAACAAGTCGCTATTCTTCAATATTGATAAATGTCTAATTAACCAATCGCCATTCTATGAAAAGATCTCTAGATAAGATTGTATATAGGACTGCAGTTATGAGTTACAACTAACTAGTCAGTTGACTTGTTACTCCCTCAGACCACATTCTATTCTGCCATAACTGTGTATTAGGGGGTCCTAAAGCAGACACTCTATTGAACAAATCCTTAATGTGTGTACTGGGAACCCAAATAAACGTGTAAAACTGTCGtttttacacacaaacacaacatggTCTTGTGCATTTTATAATGGTTATTTGTGCTACCACATACATCCACTGGGTGGTGCTGTTCTTTCATTGATTAGTTGTCTTGGTCTGGCAAAAAGACCCTGGAGCACGTATGCTTGCATTTACACCAGCAGCCCAATTCAAATATTTTGGCGCTaatttggtcttttgaccaatcggaTCAGATAGTTTGACAATAAGATTCAAGTATATTGACCAGAACAAACCAGTTGAATTTTGTATATTCCTCTCCGACGGCATATATCAGCAAATCTGTTAGTTTTCTGACGAAGGGGAGATCTAACAAAGGGACTTCCTAATATGGATTCTGTAGTTGGAACGTGTAGAGACAGATCTGTCCAGAAAGAAAAGGGTCTGCGCGTACCGCTACCAACAGTCAACGAAACTAGTAGCTATTAGTTGGCCTATTAGCTGTAGCTGTGTGCAAAAGTGaacaacttttttttaaatctctGTAACCAGGTTTCCATGATCCAACCTTTTATTATGCGACTAAAGTACATGTCTGATCAAAAATGTAATGACGGGTCTAATGCAAACAGAACATTTGTCGgtaaacaaaatacgctagacagtttgggatctttttgtgtcggtaaaatgtagtatgcgagaaatgtcggtggaaacgcttttatgcgcaaatattggtATAATAACCATATCGAAGTATGAAGTACTTTTCATCGACtagtcgggaaagcatgcagttagGCTACAGATAGAATAAATTATGAACTTCACAGAGGTGGTGAAAGTGCagggtgatgagcttgatgctcatttccaataaatatcgaggttCTTGTTCTGTTGACATGATCGTCGATGCTTGCTGccttttgacaaataaaaataatatattttgtccataataatctcatcatgtaggctatacccgcactATATTTgtgagttgttggctagagcgcacgtgccaataaCAGAATGGGCACACGCGATATAACGCAACAGTTGTTGTgcgaaaaccatcagtagagttgaaaatgtgatggaaatccatttaacttgtattttttattcggtacatgggaatttaaccgcaaaatgtATGTTTATGTACACTGCATAATCAAGCACAGCCTTTTATagacaagtcaatttgatggaaacaactccggtgggaaaatgcgcatctTGTTTTTATGCGGATTTTTAAATATTAAATCTGGGGGTTCATGCCCCGGCTTTGTCACCAAGTAGCGCCGGCCCTGACCCTGAGGTCTGATTAATGGCTGTTGTCACTGTATTGTGCTCATGGATGTATTCCAGAAGTAACACCCTGGTCTTTCatggatcatccaggtgcttcgtTCTGCCAGATCAGTACTGACTCAGTAGACCTAGCAGGTGTAGGTAGTTACACAGGGGATTAATATCATCATACACTATGTCCCTCAGTCAGAAATAAACGGTCCACTTCTCCACAAAGTCCCCAGCTGGAAAATACAATAATATGTCTTGGTGACAATGCAGCCTTGCCTTGCTCACAGAGTCATGCAAAACTCAAGCAAAGATTTATTTGGTGAAACTTTGAAAAAGTGTCCCTAAATATAACTGTCCCCAAAGCTCCAGCGGTCCCTTTAAAACCCGGTTGAAACCAGTCAATTTGAAGTTTCCTCCCTTGTCATCAATAATTCACAATCTTCGACATTGCAACTAATTATGGCCCATAGTGTGACCTATTTGAGCTGGGCTGTGGCTAGGCCAGGGCAGAGTAACAGAGAGCAAAGCACATTCATTTTAGCGTTGATATCTAGGTCGACAAATACTATGGCACTGAATGTTGAGTACACTATGTCGTAGAGACTATTCAATCTACAGTTGTACATGTGTTACATGTATGTTCAAGAAAGCTGCATTACTGCATACAGTGTGTTCAACAGTGCGAACAAACAGTGTATTGTCTTGTGTgtgagcagacagacaggaaccACTCATACTCACAATCACACGCGTGTGAGGACACGGATGGCTGACCACTGGGTGAGTTGCGTGCCGTTCACGGCCTGGCTGGGTGAGTGTCTTGTTTGAAATTCCAGCCATCACCCCACCTCACGCCCTCTCTCCACCAGAAGTGTCATTAGTCTGCTGGTGAGGTGTTGTTCAGCGCCAAGcgagctcagctcagctcagctcatcCTATTTATATTCTCTAAAGAGCTAAACTAATGGTTCCTCTGGCTCAGGAGAGAGCTTTCATTAGAGACACAGTAATAACCCTTATATCAGGAACAAAGGGCacttgagagacagagagtataGTAGGTTTTGGTAAAGCTCTTCAAAACTTGAATTTATATTTATTTTGCCCACGGAATTTCACAGTGTCGACTGTAACCGCACAAGGGTTGCTACAGTACATGGAGGTAGTCCTTACCTTGGAACGGGGTTACTAGATGGAGGTAGTCCTTATCTTGGAAGAGGGTTACTATATGGAGGTAGTCCTTACCTTGGAACGGGGTTACTATATGGAGGTAGTCCTTACCTTGGAACGGGGTTACTATATGGAGGTAGTCCTTACCTTGGAACGGGGTTACTATATGGAGGTAGTCCTTACCTTGGAACAGGGTTACTATATGGAGGTAGTCCTTACCTTGGAACGGGGTTACTATATGGAGGTAGTCCTTAACTTGGACCCATTCCAGTCTGAGGAGATCAGATCAGCTAGGGTTATTTCAGTAGTTTGTGTCTATGTTGTGTAGCTGTAGTGTTTTGTGTCTAATCTCTTCTCACAGCCACTTTGTGGCTGACTGTTGACAGGCCTGGTCCTCATTAAATGCATGTCATTGGCTGTGTGTTCATTAGGCAAGTGACAGGTAGGGTGAAGGGGTGATGGAAGAGGTAGAGAAAGTGGTGATAGGGTGtctgtatcctctctctctctctctctcgctcccctccgtccctctctctctctcaattcaatttcattttaaggactttattggcatgggaaacatatgtttacattgccaaagcaagtgaaatagataaacaaaagggaaataaacaataaaaaacagtaaacattacactcacaaaagttccaaaagaataaagacatttcaaatgtcatattatgtctatatacagtgttgtaacaatgtgcaaatagttaaagtacaaaagggaaaataaatcaacataaatatgggttgtatttacaatggtgtttgttcttggaggttgcccttttcttttggcaacaggtcacaaatcttgatgctgtgatggcacactatggtatttcacccaatagatatgggagtttatcaaaattggatttgttttcaaattgtgtgggtctgtgtaatctgagggaaatatgtgtctctaatatagtcatacatttggcaggaggttaggaagtgcagctcagtttccacctcattttgtgggcagtttgcacatatcctgtcttctcttgagagccaggtctgcctacgggggcctttctcaatagcaagcctatgctatgctcactgagtctgtacatagtcaaagttttcctttattttgggtcagtcacagtggtcaggtattctgccactgtgtactctctgtttagggccaaatagcattctagtttgctctgatttaaaaaaaaatatttccaatgtgtctctttttgttttctcatgatttggttgggtctaattgtgttgctgtcctgaggctctgaggggtatgtttgtgtttgtgaacagagccccaggaccagcttgcttaggggactcttcttcaggttcatctctctgtaggtgatggctttgttatggaaggtttgggaatcacttccttttaagtggttgtagCGATATACGTTAATCCACCACCGACTGGGAAATGTATGAATGATGCTAAGCACCTTATCCTCTCTTTCCCATGATCCCCTACTTCGTGAATTGATTGTGTTTTTGGCCCTCATCCTCTTCTCTGCATGCAACACATCCTGGATGTAGACTACAGAGAGACTCTTCAATGAATAGGTTTAGCCAGGGATGGTCTATAATTTAACAGGCTTTGGTTTAGCATCTAAAAGAGATCCCCTCCCTGTATGTTACTGAAAAGATGGTTACTGTATATCCCATCTAGAGATCACCTCCCTGTATGTTACTGAAAAGATGGTTACTGTATATCCCATCTAGAGATCGCCTCCCTGTATGGTACTGGAAGGATGGTTACTGAATATCCCATCTAGAGATCACCTCCCTGTGTGGCACTGGAAGGATGGTTACTGTATATCCCATCTAGAGATCACCTCCCTGTGTGGTAATGGAAGGATGGTTACTGTATATCCCATCTAGAGATCACCTCCCTGTGTGGTAATGGAAGGATGGTTACTGTATATCCCATCTAGAGATCACCTCCCTGTGTGGTAATGGAAGGATGGTTACTGTATGGATTTGCTGAACTAACCGTCcatcagacagacggacagacaggatGGACATTGGACAGAGAGTTCTGCCTCTGTCAGTGTGGACTGTTCTCCTTTATTAACACCAACTGACAGTGATATTGTTTTTCCCAGGGCCTGGCGGGAGGCGACTGGAGTTTGCCCAACACAAACAGACAAAGCATCACGTGACTCTGGCTGCTCTTTACTCAACGGGCCCTCTgggaagagagagaacacagtgatGCAGCCGCACATCTTCATCTGCTGCCAGGACGCTCGATACGGCTCCCTCCATCTGGGCTTGGCGTTATTAAagttctcccccctctctcccccaatcCTCCCTCCTGGCTAGAGTGTAATAAAAGAAGCAAGGAGGCAGTcgtatgaggagagagagacagagagagagaaagagagagaaagagggaggccgTCGGTGGTGGGGCTGCAGTAACCTTTGTAAAGTTGCATCCATCTGCAGGTGAGGACCGAAGAAAGCAGGCAGTGGAGCACTGGCTGCcaactgacaggacaggacagaaagggcatgtcaggacaggacagaaagggcatgtcaggacaggacagaaagGGCATGTCAGGATGCTGCCTCCCTGTGAGATGTCCATTCCTCAAAGGGGGCCTGGCGGCTCAGTCAAACAGACAGCAGAGGGACAACAGCCTTGTTAAGTGGAGACCTGGCTGGAGCCCTGCAGCAGATGTAGAGGATGACACAAGCCTCCTGATAAAGCTGCTAGTGGTCTCGCCTGGAATACAAACGGATAAGCTCAGTTCAAACAGTAAGTTAGGTTTCCAGGCTAGAAGTGGCCTTAGCTGGGGATGCATTTATCTGATGTGAATGATTGACATGAGCTGTATTAGGGACACTGATACCCTTTCTCCTTTGTCTGGTCTGAGCGCACGGAACCAGGTATGGTGTGGATGTATTCTATCAGGAGGGTTGGTGATCAAGGTCTGCAAGCTCAGCTGCAAACTCCTGGAACCAACTAGGCCTACACATGTTCCCACTTTCTTTTGGATCAATGTACAATGAGCTGGATGGGCCACCTGAGACAGTGTTAGGCAgagttactctgatggcagactgataaagacaggaggctggtgagatactctgatggcagactgttacagagaggaggctggtgagatactctgatggcagactgttacagacaggaggctggtgagatactctgatggcagactgatgaagacaggctggtgagatactctgatggcagactgatacagacaggaggctggtgagatactctgatggcagactgatacagacaggaggctggtgagatactctgatggcagactgatacagacaggaggctggtgagatactctgatggcagactgatgaaGACAGGAGGATGGTGAGAtaatctgatggcagactgataagacaggaggctggtgagatactctgatggcagactgttacagagaggaggctggtgagatactctgatggcagactgttacagacaggaggctggtgagatactctgatggcagactgatgaagacaggctggtgagatactctgatggcagactgatacagacaggaggctggtgagatactctgatggcagactgatacagacaggaggctggtgagatactctgatggcagactgatacagacaggaggctggtgagatactctgatggcagactgatgaaGACAGGAGGATGGTGAGAtaatctgatggcagactgatacagacaggagtccgggagatactctgatggcagactgatacagacaggaggctggtgagatactctgatggcagactgattcagacaggaggctggtgagatactctgatggcagact
Encoded proteins:
- the LOC121565571 gene encoding cyclin-T2, which gives rise to MYQFHKVSPLWSCLPSNSLHLTTFCLQHKPTVIACVCIHLACKWSNWEIPVSTDGKHWWEYLDRTVTLTLLDELTNEFLQILEKTPSRLKRIRNWRVGSALTTGATQAAKKPKMDSQSGDTIFQGTSSLDSITGVSGSNSFFPSSLSDSGEMPSLDDMSVPFPPYQALAGDQAELLGLDQGLSFLPQAVPSKYPSGKHEHKTCSAGKHPQALPSNPSPFTRPPQKLSLDKYREKQAADLQAMQNGVREEQSGVDMYQSPALSHPQSHKRRSQPGQGVPQHGDSRRDKASSKKIRSLPPQALAVENGVAASNEELKMRIKVSAERDQGGHVGVPQGKEKYKDHSGPSRHPKHGHSHPYALSGNGRGAIDPALALRVLGGHGSDLGGSSSSSRKRANPDVSSHNNHHHSAKSSRSSKGAGGSSHYSSDSSGGPRTVERHHGGPEGSNGVLGSNGQHTDYKDTFDMLDSLLSAQGMNL